CGGTGCAACGAGAATAAGTCGATTCGCCGCCATCGCAATCGATGCAGATAGCAATAAAACAACAACACTAAAAACGATTACCATCATTTTTCTTACAGTTCCTTTTATCATATGTTTGTCCTTTTCCCAGAATTTAACAAACCTGCCGAGTGCCCGGATCACTGTCATCCTACTTCTTTATTAGACAAATTATCCATTCATTTTATTGCATTTATTTTATATTTTTATAAATCATTTCACAAATGCATTATTTTCGCCTCATCAAATCCGGGGATGGGACGCACTCCTGATAACTTGTTTAACCTCATCACCAAATATCAAGCTTTCACCCTTTTGAATCAAAATGCTTGCACTGCTTCTTGTCACACATATAAATAATTTTTGCGCCGGAGACAGCAAAAAACGGGCATGAGTGGTCATCAATACCCGGGCATAACAATTGACCTTGGTTTTTTCCAGACACATACTGAAACATCTTGAAAATCGAATCCGGTCTTTCTTATCGTGAAACAAAAACCTGCGTTCGATGCCGCGGATGATGATGTGATAGATGCCACCTGGTATATGGAGTCTCCCTTTTCTGGCCATATATCTTTTGACCAACACTTTGGGAAATCCTTGCACTTTTTTTTAATAAAGTTAAACAGTTATCAGGTTTACGTCCCGTTCCACAGTTACGTCCCGTTCCACGTTCCATGGGAACCAATAAAGAGTCTAGAAGCCAGGCCTGGCACCCTTACCTGCGGTGCCGCCGTAATGGCAGCCACCAAAAAGAGGTCAGGCACACGATGAAATAGAGGCCGGCCGAAAGACGGAAAATCCATAAAGGCGCCCCCCAGTTCTCAACATAAATAATCCGTTCCACCCATGTAGCCAGAAAAGATTCCTGGTAAGAAAAGCCCGGTGTCGCAGCTTGCCGGAAGTATTCCTCGCCATAGGTCAATGGGCAATAAAACCCCAACACTGCCAACACCAAGTAAGAGAATAGCCCCACAGCATGCACCACGCGCAATACCGGACTGCGCAGCACCACTGCCAGGAGAAAACCCGTCACCATAAACACAACCCATAGAAAATGCATTATCAGAAGCGCATCTGCCAGCAGCTTTGCCATAGTCGTTCCTCAAATAGTATGACGGTATTTACCAGAAATACGGTCGCCAATCAGCAATCTAAACAATCCTCACCTGTAATTTCTTTCCCAGTGCCAAAGCAACTTTTTCCAGAGTCGAGAGCTTGATGTCTTCCGCGTGATTCTCAATTCTGGATATTGCTGTCTTTTGCGTGTGCAATTTCTTGGCAAGCTCATCCTGGGACAACCCGGCTTGTTCCCGCGCCATTTTCAGAATGACCCCGATTTTGAATTCCTGATAGCCGCTTTCATAATTCAAAGCAAAACTTTTATCCCTTTTTTTGCGTTTGGAGGTATATTTTTGTAAATCACTCATGGCCATCATCTCTTTTCCTTAAAATATTCCTGCTTCATTTTCTCTGCCCTGTGAATCTCTTGTTTTGATAATTTTTGTGTCTTCTTCATAATGCCATGCGTGAGAATAACATTATTACGGTCCCAAAAAGCAAACACCCTGTAGATGTTATTCCCGACTTTTATCCTGCACTCCCAAATACCCTTCGTTGCAGTGAGCTTCTTGAAATACTGCCTGGGAATAACCGGTAAATCTTCAATAAGATTCAATACCCAGACGACTTTCTTTGCTGTTTTTGCCGGAAGAGTCTCCAGAAAATCCTCAACCGGACAATGATTCTTGAATCGGTAAAAACCCACAGACCGAACCGGCTTATTTTCTATGTTAACTTGCATGTTAACCTTTGTCAAGGTGTGTTTTGCCATATGAATTCCCCTTTGGATTGCGGTATCATCATATTGGACTGATTATTTCAGAAATCCATGCAGAAAAAATAAAAAAAGAATCAATCACTGAATTAACGAAGACTACGAAGGAAAAATTATTTTGAGATTTTAATGATGTAAACTACAGGAGCATTACGAATCTTCATCAATGGAACCCGGGACGTTGATTAGAACCCGGGACGTTGATTAGTAGAACCCGGGACGTTGATTAGTATATTAATATAGCACGTCTGGCACCATCTTCTCAGGTATCCAGCAAATCAAAAACAGCTTTTTCCGGCTCCTCTCCCTTTGGCACTGACGTAATAGAAGGCTCCTGGGATTCCAGTTCAAAATTGTCTTGGCATATTGTATTTAACTGATAGTAGCGGGTTTTCATTTATTTTTTTTGATTTTCTATACTGATATACTAATCAACGTCCCGGATCCAAACGTCCCGGATCCACGGATCCCCTCACTATTACGCTATTAACGGCGTGCCTGAATTATATTTCAGTGAAATTTAAAGGGGACGTAGGGCAAGGGCGTGAATCCCGGTGCCTAATGCACCACCGCGATTCTCCGGGTTTCCAGCAACTTCCCGTCTTTGAGCACCCGCAACAGGTACACGCCGGCAGCAATATCCGAACAGTCCCAGACCAGCGTCTGTCCCCGGCCGGCTGAAAGCGCGGATCCCACCGAAGCGATGCGCTCTCCGGAGAAATTGTATATTTCCAATGTGATCTCAGCCGCCGCGTCCAAATGGACGACAAACTTCATTTCCGCATTGGCGGGGTTCGGATACGGCAGCACAAAGCCGCCCTGCAAATCCACCTGGGCCAGGACATTGGTGGGCGTACAACTTGACGTAGGGGTGGAAGTATACGTGGGTGTGACTGTACTAGTGGGAGTAATGGTTCCGGTCACTGTATAGGTGGTTGAAATCGTCGAAGTTGCCGAAATAGTCGGGGTCGCGGTTATGGTCGGCGAATGGGTAAAGGTTGGTATAGTAGTTGGTGTAATCGTAGGTGTATGCGTGGGAGTGCCGGGCGGAGAAGTGGCTTGTAGGTTCAAGGAAAATTCAGAGGTATTATTAAGCACATCGGTTGCCGTCGCGCAAATATACTCGCCCACGATATAGCCTCCGGCAGCCAGACTCCACAAACCGGATCCGTTGGCAGTAGCATTCCCCAGGTAGCGGGTACTGCCCCCGTATCCGCCGGGTGTATTTTCCGCCGCAAATATTTCCACATAATCTCCAGCTTGAGCTGTACCGGTAATCCCGGCAACTGTGTCGGCCAATCCGACCACAGGTATGTCATAATTTCCGTTTCCACTGCTGACCAGATAAATGCCTTTATTTACAAAAGCAACAATCGTGTTCCCAAAAATCCCATTGTCAATAGTTGCGGCGCCACTCACCACAATCCCGTCATTGGCATTGGCAATCAAGTTACCCACGCCGGTTGCTTTGTTGCCAATCATATTCCCGTGCGCACCGGTGAATAGGTTGATCCCGGCTACCAAACCCACGACCGGAGATTGATCCGGAAACACGCCGATCACATTGCCCACCAGGGTATTGCCAAACGTACCCGTATTTTGCAAATTAATTTCTTGTATATTGTAATTACCTTGGATCATATTCTGAAAACTGTTGAAAAGAACAATGCTTCCGGACCCATTGAGCAAAGGCGCGGTCCCCCCCGCATTACACCCAATATAATTTCCGGCAATAACGTGCCCCACACCGCCGCTCATGAATATGCCATCACCATTATTCCCGGAAATGATATTCCTATAATTCGAATTATACCCGCCAAACAAACACGGCCCTGCGCCGAAATTAATAAATATTCCGCCATTCTGATTGGCTATGGGAGCGTCTCCATTGGCATTGAGTCCGATTGTGTTTCCCGCAATGGTATTGCCCGCGCCCGAGCTCAGGAATATTCCATTGAATTGATTCCCGGAAATTACATTCCCATAGGTGCCCGCATCATTGCGGCCGCCAATCAGGTTGCCGGAACCGCTAATTACAATACCCGTGTTATTCTGCAAAGCGGAAGTGCCGGTCACATTCGTGCCAATATAATTACCGCAAATGGAATTGCCATTCCCGATCAAGTAGATTCCACCGTTTGCGCCATTGCCGGATATGATATTGCCTTCCAAATTATCGCGATTGCCTCCAATAAGTGTGTGGTCGGAATCGTTTAGATAAATACCATCTCCATTGGTGAAAGAGGCACTGGAGGGATTGGTGCCAATATAATTATTCTGAATGATATTATTTTGCGGTCTGGTGCCGGCAGCCTCCCAGAAATTAATGTTGTATGAGGTATTGCCTGCCACAATGTTTTCGTAATTTGCCAGGGACAGTCCGATAGCGTTCCCCTCCAAGGATACGCCCGCAATACCCCGGTTGTTTGGCACGGCGGTATCCATCGCAAGATTCAGCCCTACAATGTTCCCGGCCACCGTATTGCCGGAGGCTTCAGCATCTTCAAAAACAATACCGTATTGGGAATGGCCTGATACAATATTACCCAATCCCGCGCTCCGATCACCGCCAATCAAGTTTTCCCGGCCGGCATATATACAAATACCAAAACTTTGCGCTCCCAACCCCGCGCTGCCCGCATTATTGAGTCCAATATAATTTCCGGTAATAACATTATGCGAACTGCCGGTGTTGAGCCAAACACCGCCATTGGTATTGTCGGAAATGATATTACGCGTACTCGCATTATTTCCACCCAGGCTGTTGTAATTACCCATGATATATATCCCATAGTAATTTCCCAAGCCCGTGGTGTCCGCCCAATCCGTGCCAATCCGGTTCCCATAAATCATATGGCAATTTGAGTTGCTTTGAATACGAATACCGTAACTACTGTCCACAATAGCCAGGCCGGTAATCGTGCTTCCCGTCGCCCCGGCATTCAGTTGAAAACAGATTTGCGGACCAAGATTTTCAGCGCCCACCTTTATCTGGTTGCCATGGATATATGCTGGATAAACAATGAGTAACGTACTATGAACAGTAATTGAATTGGCGGCCGGATCCAGGGATTGCGCATGCACGAATTGGATGATATCCGGAGCGGTCGTCAGATTGGCCTGCGCAATACACCACGGCAAAGAACCAGGCACTGAAACACTGGCCACTGGCGTGACGACATTGTAGGTGGCTGCCAGAGCGTTTTGGCATTGCATGAGAAGCACAAGACTGAATAAAACCGCTGTTTTCAAAAACAGTTTCCTGGCTCGCATAGTGCCCCCCCCATTAATGAAATCCTGCATTATTGTGACAAACATATTTTCGGATGGCAAGTTAAAAGCAAGAAGAACAATCAGCGAATAATTTATTATTTGGTTTTTCCGTAAAGAACCCGGGACGTTAGAACCCGGGACGTTGATTAGTATATTAATATAGCACGTCTGGCACCATCTTCTCAGACATTTGGCAAATCACGAAAAACTTTTTTCCGGATCCTCTCCCTTTGGCACTGACATAATAGAAAGCTCCGGGGGCAAAGTCCCCCTGCTCCCTATGTGCAAGGTGCCGGGGTAATTTCCCTAATAGCATAAAATTCTGTTAGAGTATTAAAATATACATTAGCAACTCTATTCACTTAAACCCCGCACCGACAACTCGATTTTAAAATTTCAGCTTAAATTCCAAACCATAATAATTTGCATCAATCTGTGGTTCAAAAGATAGTACTAGTTCCTGTTTTTCTTTCTCTAAGATCTTAATTTTGTTACTATCACTAGCGCCTAAGACTAAAAAAAGAACGCCATTCCCCGTTATTCCAATGGATGCCAATAATAACATCAGGCCAAAATAGCCTTTTTCTCCACCAACCAAACTAACAACCGTCAATATACCGCCAGCACTAAGTGTAGTAAGCCCCACAATATTTTTCCATAATCGCCCTTTTTTATAGTCCTCGATTTCTTCTTGTATTTCTTGAATAGTTAATTGATTTGTTTTTTCGCTATATTTAATATATTGTTCGTCTTTGAGAACCAATGCTTCTCCTGCAAAACTCATATTTGCTGAAAATAGCAAAACTAAAATACTACTTAATATTTTTTTCATTGCCAACTCTCCTTTATACTTGGTTACATCGTCCAAACAACTTGCCAATTTCATCTACTGCCCTTACTTTTAAATTCATATTGAAAATTACTTTTCCTAATCACCTAACACTATTCCTTTTTCACTCCAAGAACCTAAGTATTTCAGCGAGTTTGACCTCAAGCCGCATGTGCAACTACTTTCGTGATGCATTGCCGGCTCATCTGCCAAAAAGTATATCTCAGCTGTCGAGCCCGAGCAAAATTTTGTTTTCTTTGGTTCGGTATCACCTCCTTTTTCCGGCCAAAAACCCGGGACGTTGATTCGTATATTAATATAGCACACCTGCCATCATCTTCTCAGGTATCCGGCAATCATGAAGAAATACTTTTTCTCCGGCTCCTCTACCTTTGACACTGACGTGATGGAGGGCTCCGGGGATTCCAGTTTAAAATTGTTTTGGTATATTGTATTTAACTGATAGTGGCGGGTTTTCATTTATTTTTTTTGATTTTCTATACTAATATACTAATCAACGTCCCGGATTGTGGCGGCCCACTAGGCGGCCCACTAGTTCCTGTACCCGCGCAATGACCATTTGCTGCATTTTGCGCAGGGAGCGAAAAGCCGGCACCATGGCCAAAAGGGTAACCTCGAAGATAAACACATTTTGCACCAGGCGGGTCCAAAAAGACTGGGAAGCCGGGATGAGCCAGGCCCACACGGCAGAGAGCACGATCAATGCAACGATACATTGTATCGGAAGGAAA
The bacterium DNA segment above includes these coding regions:
- a CDS encoding DUF2784 domain-containing protein; translated protein: MAKLLADALLIMHFLWVVFMVTGFLLAVVLRSPVLRVVHAVGLFSYLVLAVLGFYCPLTYGEEYFRQAATPGFSYQESFLATWVERIIYVENWGAPLWIFRLSAGLYFIVCLTSFWWLPLRRHRR
- a CDS encoding helix-turn-helix domain-containing protein; the protein is MSDLQKYTSKRKKRDKSFALNYESGYQEFKIGVILKMAREQAGLSQDELAKKLHTQKTAISRIENHAEDIKLSTLEKVALALGKKLQVRIV
- a CDS encoding type II toxin-antitoxin system RelE/ParE family toxin, which produces MQVNIENKPVRSVGFYRFKNHCPVEDFLETLPAKTAKKVVWVLNLIEDLPVIPRQYFKKLTATKGIWECRIKVGNNIYRVFAFWDRNNVILTHGIMKKTQKLSKQEIHRAEKMKQEYFKEKR
- a CDS encoding right-handed parallel beta-helix repeat-containing protein, producing MRARKLFLKTAVLFSLVLLMQCQNALAATYNVVTPVASVSVPGSLPWCIAQANLTTAPDIIQFVHAQSLDPAANSITVHSTLLIVYPAYIHGNQIKVGAENLGPQICFQLNAGATGSTITGLAIVDSSYGIRIQSNSNCHMIYGNRIGTDWADTTGLGNYYGIYIMGNYNSLGGNNASTRNIISDNTNGGVWLNTGSSHNVITGNYIGLNNAGSAGLGAQSFGICIYAGRENLIGGDRSAGLGNIVSGHSQYGIVFEDAEASGNTVAGNIVGLNLAMDTAVPNNRGIAGVSLEGNAIGLSLANYENIVAGNTSYNINFWEAAGTRPQNNIIQNNYIGTNPSSASFTNGDGIYLNDSDHTLIGGNRDNLEGNIISGNGANGGIYLIGNGNSICGNYIGTNVTGTSALQNNTGIVISGSGNLIGGRNDAGTYGNVISGNQFNGIFLSSGAGNTIAGNTIGLNANGDAPIANQNGGIFINFGAGPCLFGGYNSNYRNIISGNNGDGIFMSGGVGHVIAGNYIGCNAGGTAPLLNGSGSIVLFNSFQNMIQGNYNIQEINLQNTGTFGNTLVGNVIGVFPDQSPVVGLVAGINLFTGAHGNMIGNKATGVGNLIANANDGIVVSGAATIDNGIFGNTIVAFVNKGIYLVSSGNGNYDIPVVGLADTVAGITGTAQAGDYVEIFAAENTPGGYGGSTRYLGNATANGSGLWSLAAGGYIVGEYICATATDVLNNTSEFSLNLQATSPPGTPTHTPTITPTTIPTFTHSPTITATPTISATSTISTTYTVTGTITPTSTVTPTYTSTPTSSCTPTNVLAQVDLQGGFVLPYPNPANAEMKFVVHLDAAAEITLEIYNFSGERIASVGSALSAGRGQTLVWDCSDIAAGVYLLRVLKDGKLLETRRIAVVH